The Drosophila gunungcola strain Sukarami chromosome X unlocalized genomic scaffold, Dgunungcola_SK_2 000034F, whole genome shotgun sequence genome has a segment encoding these proteins:
- the LOC128260596 gene encoding achaete-scute complex protein T8 translates to MAALSFSPPPKEAKENPPKATLKPFGKITVHNVLSESGANALQQHIANQNTIIRKIRDFGMLGAVQSAVANSANTTPIPSQRKRPLGESKQNQQNQQNQQNQQNQQNQQNQQSGKSLAVPAKRSKVSKKSVGEKPGPKTPSIPPNAGKSNQSEAILGTPGRKGLPLPQAVARRNARERNRVKQVNNGFALLRDKIPEEVSEAFEAQGAGRGASKKLSKVETLRMAVEYIRSLEKLLGFDFPPLNSQGGNSSGSGDDSFMFIKDEFDGLDEHFDDSLSNYEMEEQHQASMPSLPSLPSLTIENPNQNQNQLATDLLPSLTTLNGMQYIRIPGTSTYQLLTAELLGDLSSQQEETAAAAAATAAATPSPVPQKVASSSPCSSPVSPVAANELLLQACAAQLQQQLIKQEYSNSSNNINININSSSSSNININSSSNTLSSPQQQQVQILGSSPILPAFYDQEPVSFYDNVVLPGFKKEFSDILQQEQPNNNNNTAGGCLSDESMIDAIDWWEAHTPKSDGTSTNLSM, encoded by the coding sequence ATGGCTGCCTTGAGTTTCAGCCCACCGCCCAAGGAGGCCAAGGAAAACCCGCCCAAGGCCACCCTAAAACCTTTCGGCAAGATCACCGTACACAATGTCCTAAGTGAGAGTGGCGCCAATGCGCTGCAACAGCATATTGCCAATCAGAATACAATTATACGCAAAATTCGCGACTTTGGCATGCTGGGCGCTGTGCAAAGTGCCGTGGCCAATAGTGCCAACACCACACCGATTCCCAGCCAAAGGAAGCGACCGCTGGGCGAGTCCAAGCAGAATCAGCAAAACCAGCAGAACCAACAGAATCAACAGAATCAGCAGAACCAGCAGAATCAGCAGTCCGGCAAAAGTTTGGCAGTGCCTGCGAAGCGAAGCAAAGTCAGTAAGAAATCGGTTGGGGAAAAGCCGGGCCCGAAAACACCAAGTATACCGCCAAACGCTGGCAAAAGCAACCAAAGCGAAGCCATTTTAGGCACTCCGGGTAGAAAGGGCCTGCCCCTGCCGCAGGCTGTGGCACGTAGGAATGCCCGGGAAAGGAATCGCGTGAAGCAGGTCAACAACGGGTTTGCCCTGCTGCGCGACAAGATACCCGAGGAGGTATCCGAGGCATTCGAGGCACAGGGCGCCGGACGCGGGGCCAGCAAGAAGCTGTCCAAGGTGGAGACCCTACGCATGGCGGTGGAGTACATCAGGAGTCTGGAGAAGTTGCTCGGTTTCGATTTCCCGCCACTCAACAGCCAGGGGGGCAATAGTTCGGGATCCGGTGACGATAGCTTCATGTTCATCAAGGACGAGTTCGATGGGTTGGACGAGCATTTCGATGATTCCCTGAGCAACTACGAAATGGAGGAGCAGCATCAGGCCAGCATGCCCAGTTTGCCCAGTTTACCCAGTTTGACGATTGAAAATCCTaaccagaatcagaatcagctTGCCACCGATCTCCTGCCCAGTTTGACTACCCTGAATGGGATGCAGTACATTAGGATACCGGGCACTAGTACCTATCAACTATTAACGGCTGAGTTATTGGGCGATTTGAGTAGTCAGCAGGAAGaaacagctgctgctgctgctgcaactgctgctgctaccCCATCGCCCGTGCCACAAAAGGTGGCAAGTAGTAGTCCCTGCTCATCGCCAGTTTCACCTGTTGCCGCGAACGAGCTGCTCTTGCAGGCATGTGCCGCccagctgcaacagcaactgaTCAAACAGGAATActccaacagcagcaacaacatcaacatcaacatcaacagcagcagcagcagcaacatcaacatcaacagcagcagcaacacattGAGCTcaccgcagcaacagcaggtcCAAATCCTTGGATCCTCGCCCATTTTACCCGCTTTCTATGACCAGGAACCCGTGAGCTTCTACGACAATGTGGTGCTGCCCGGTTTCAAGAAGGAGTTCAGCGACATcctgcagcaggagcagcccaacaacaacaacaataccGCCGGTGGCTGCCTGTCCGATGAGAGCATGATCGATGCCATCGATTGGTGGGAGGCGCACACACCCAAATCCGATGGCACATCCACCAATCTGTCCATGTAG
- the LOC128260605 gene encoding cytochrome P450 4g1 — protein sequence MALETVQETLQQASSSSTVLGFSPMLTTLVGTLVAMALYEYWRRNSREYRMVANIPSPPELPILGQAHVAAGLSNAEILAVGLGYLNKYGETMKAWLGNVLLVFLTNPSDIELILSGHQHLTKAEEYRYFKPWFGNGLLISNGHHWRHHRKMIAPTFHQSILKSFVPTFVDHSKSVVSRMGLEAGKSFDVHDYMSQTTVDILLSTAMGVKKLPEGNKSFEYAQAVVDMCDIIHKRQVKLLYRLDSIYKFTKLREKGDRMMNIILGMTSKVVKDRKENFQEESRAIVEEITTPVSGSPAAKKEGLRDDLDDIDENDVGAKRRLALLDAMVEMAKNPDIEWNEKDIMDEVNTIMFEGHDTTSAGSSFALCMMGIHKDIQAKVFAEQKAIFGENMLRDCTFADTMEMKYLERVILETLRLYPPVPLIARRLDYDLKLASGPYTVPKGTTVIVLQYCVHRRPDIYPNPTKFDPDNFLPERMANRHYYSFIPFSAGPRSCVGRKYAMLKLKVLLSTIVRNYIVHSTDTEADFKLQADIILKLENGFNVSLEKRQYATVA from the coding sequence ATGGCATTGGAAACGGTGCAGGAGACGCTGCAACaggcgtcgtcgtcgtcgactgTCTTGGGTTTCAGCCCAATGCTGACCACCCTGGTGGGCACCCTGGTGGCCATGGCCCTGTACGAGTACTGGCGCCGGAATAGCCGCGAATACCGAATGGTGGCCAACATCCCGTCGCCGCCGGAGCTGCCCATTTTGGGTCAGGCCCATGTGGCCGCCGGCCTGAGCAATGCCGAAATTCTGGCCGTCGGCCTGGGCTACCTGAACAAGTACGGTGAGACGATGAAGGCCTGGCTGGGCAATGTCCTGCTGGTGTTCCTCACCAATCCCAGCGACATCGAACTCATCCTGAGCGGGCACCAGCACTTGACCAAGGCCGAGGAGTATCGCTACTTTAAGCCATGGTTCGGCAATGGTCTGCTGATCAGCAATGGACACCATTGGCGTCATCATCGCAAGATGATTGCACCCACCTTCCATCAGAGCATCCTCAAGTCGTTCGTGCCCACATTCGTCGATCACTCCAAGTCGGTGGTGTCCAGGATGGGCCTGGAGGCGGGCAAATCGTTTGATGTCCATGACTACATGTCACAGACCACCGTCGACATCCTGCTGTCCACCGCCATGGGTGTGAAGAAGCTGCCGGAGGGCAACAAGAGTTTCGAGTACGCCCAGGCCGTCGTCGACATGTGCGACATCATCCATAAGCGACAGGTGAAGCTGCTCTACCGCCTCGACTCCATCTACAAGTTCACCAAGCTGCGCGAGAAGGGCGATCGCATGATGAACATCATTCTGGGCATGACCAGCAAGGTGGTGAAGGATCGCAAGGAGAACTTCCAGGAGGAGTCGCGTGCCATTGTGGAGGAGATCACCACCCCCGTTTCCGGTTCACCGGCTGCCAAAAAGGAGGGTCTACGCGACGATCTGGACGACATTGATGAGAACGATGTGGGCGCCAAGAGGCGATTGGCCCTGCTCGATGCCATGGTTGAGATGGCCAAGAATCCCGACATCGAGTGGAACGAGAAGGACATCATGGACGAGGTGAACACGATCATGTTCGAGGGCCATGACACAACCTCGGCTGGCTCCAGTTTTGCCCTCTGCATGATGGGCATCCACAAGGACATCCAGGCGAAGGTATTTGCCGAACAGAAGGCCATCTTCGGTGAGAACATGCTGCGTGACTGCACCTTTGCCGACACCATGGAGATGAAATATCTGGAGCGTGTGATCCTGGAGACGCTGCGATTGTATCCACCAGTACCGCTGATCGCCAGGCGTCTGGACTACGACCTGAAGTTGGCCAGTGGCCCGTATACGGTGCCCAAGGGCACCACGGTCATTGTGCTGCAGTACTGTGTGCATCGTCGCCCCGACATCTATCCCAATCCCACCAAGTTCGATCCGGATAACTTCCTGCCCGAGCGGATGGCCAACAGGCACTACTACTCCTTCATTCCGTTCAGTGCCGGACCGAGGAGTTGTGTGGGTCGCAAGTATGCCATGCTGAAACTAAAGGTCCTGCTCTCGACCATCGTAAGGAATTACATTGTCCACTCCACCGATACGGAGGCGGACTTTAAGCTGCAGGCCGACATCATTCTCAAGTTGGAGAATGGCTTCAATGTCTCGCTGGAGAAGCGACAGTATGCCACGGTGGCCTAG
- the LOC128260635 gene encoding zinc finger protein 260 isoform X1: protein MDTICRLCFQTATLFQVPGYSIPTCVRCSEQLTNNSNFHQSAAAAAAVAASASAAVAASAAAAATSSSTASSSDSDAVAQQHQNPQQQHSQQAQQQQQMQSSSSSENLQSQDDCEDVDLIFNEEGSCPLCNKTFSRKSSLMTHIRNHSAERKFVCTYCHKGFTQAANLRNHERIHTNDRPYQCVDCGKTFTQITNLNNHRRLHTGERPFVCNEPECGRSFAQVTNLNNHMKSHHKVQQYCCNVCNKKFTQVTSLNQHLQAHAGVTGYYCPRCPEKNFKLQSQLHTHMKTHGLAFPYECDKCDEKFLQQAHLDQHLKMHDEFKFKCDICPSSFNQESLLKKHVQRHVEGRYLSCPVANCAESFAVRQHLSKHLLTNHAHHELPPPKRSKKTTVSPQTAQQPLAMIGQPLSLQHTTGQRGRPPKNKNKAATTLSATAIKIEINEPLHSSQHISSVSGLSIQQQINQHMQQQAAAQQQQAQQQQAQQQQAQQQQTQQQQQQQLLHLPMGQALKARFIPTK, encoded by the exons ATGGACACCATCTGTAGATTGTGCTTCCAAACGGCAACG TTATTCCAGGTGCCCGGCTATAGCATACCCACGTGCGTCCGCTGCTCGGAGCAGTTGACAAATAATTCCAACTTCCATCAGtcggcagcagcggcggccgCAGTCGCAGCCTCGGCCTCTGCCGCAGTCGCCGCCTCGGCTGCAGCGGCGGCCACCTCCTCCTCGACGGCCTCCTCCAGCGACAGTGATGCCGTCGCGCAGCAGCATCAGaatccgcagcagcagcactcacagcaagcgcagcagcagcaacaaatgcAATCCTCCAGTTCTTCCGAGAACCTCCAGTCGCAGGACGATTGCGAAGAC gTGGATCTGATATTCAACGAGGAGGGCTCCTGCCCGCTATGCAACAAAACTTTCTCGCGCAAATCCTCGCTCATGACGCACATACGAAATCACTCGGCGGAGCGTAAGTTTGTGTGCACCTACTGCCACAAAG GTTTCACGCAGGCGGCTAACTTGCGGAACCACGAACGCATCCACACGAACGATCGGCCATATCAGTGCGTGGATTGCGGCAAGACCTTCACGCAGATCACCAACCTGAACAATCACCGCAGACTACACACCGGCGAACGGCCCTTCGTCTGCAATGAACCGGAGTGTGGTCGCAGTTTCGCCCAG GTGACGAATCTAAACAACCACATGAAGTCGCACCACAAGGTGCAGCAGTACTGCTGCAACGTGTGCAACAAGAAGTTCACGCAGGTGACCTCACTCAACCAGCACCTGCAGGCGCATGCCGGGGTCACCGGCTACTACTGCCCCCGCTGTCCGGAGAAGAACTTCAAGCTGCAGTCGCAGCTGCACACGCACATGAAGACTCATGGCCTGGCCTTTCCGTACGAGTGCGACAAGTGCGATGAGAAGTTCCTGCAGCAGGCGCATCTCGATCAGCACCTCAAGATGCACGACGAGTTCAAGTTCAAGTGCGACATCTGCCCGAGCAGCTTCAACCAGGAGTCGCTGCTGAAGAAGCACGTGCAGCGGCACGTCGAGGGCCGCTACCTCTCCTGCCCGGTGGCCAATTGTGCCGAGTCGTTTGCGGTGCGCCAGCACCTCTCCAAGCACCTGCTCACCAACCACGCCCACCACGAGCTGCCGCCCCCGAAGCGCTCCAAAAAGACGACAGTCTCGCCGCAGACGGCACAACAGCCGCTGGCGATGATCGGCCAGCCGTTGTCCCTGCAGCACACGACGGGGCAGC GTGGACGACCGCCGAAGAACAAGAACAAGGCGGCGACGACGTTGTCCGCCACGGCCATCAAGATCGAGATCAACGAACCGCTCCACAGCAGCCAGCATATCAGCAGCGTGAGTGGCCTGTCCATCCAGCAGCAGATCAACCAGCACATGCAGCAGCAGGCGGCggcgcaacagcagcaggcgcagcagcagcaggcgcaacagcagcaggcgcagcagcaacagacgcagcagcagcagcagcaacaactgctTCACCTGCCGATGGGTCAGGCGCTCAAGGCGCGCTTCATACCCACTAAGTAG
- the LOC128260635 gene encoding gastrula zinc finger protein XlCGF8.2DB isoform X2 — protein sequence MTHIRNHSAERKFVCTYCHKGFTQAANLRNHERIHTNDRPYQCVDCGKTFTQITNLNNHRRLHTGERPFVCNEPECGRSFAQVTNLNNHMKSHHKVQQYCCNVCNKKFTQVTSLNQHLQAHAGVTGYYCPRCPEKNFKLQSQLHTHMKTHGLAFPYECDKCDEKFLQQAHLDQHLKMHDEFKFKCDICPSSFNQESLLKKHVQRHVEGRYLSCPVANCAESFAVRQHLSKHLLTNHAHHELPPPKRSKKTTVSPQTAQQPLAMIGQPLSLQHTTGQRGRPPKNKNKAATTLSATAIKIEINEPLHSSQHISSVSGLSIQQQINQHMQQQAAAQQQQAQQQQAQQQQAQQQQTQQQQQQQLLHLPMGQALKARFIPTK from the exons ATGACGCACATACGAAATCACTCGGCGGAGCGTAAGTTTGTGTGCACCTACTGCCACAAAG GTTTCACGCAGGCGGCTAACTTGCGGAACCACGAACGCATCCACACGAACGATCGGCCATATCAGTGCGTGGATTGCGGCAAGACCTTCACGCAGATCACCAACCTGAACAATCACCGCAGACTACACACCGGCGAACGGCCCTTCGTCTGCAATGAACCGGAGTGTGGTCGCAGTTTCGCCCAG GTGACGAATCTAAACAACCACATGAAGTCGCACCACAAGGTGCAGCAGTACTGCTGCAACGTGTGCAACAAGAAGTTCACGCAGGTGACCTCACTCAACCAGCACCTGCAGGCGCATGCCGGGGTCACCGGCTACTACTGCCCCCGCTGTCCGGAGAAGAACTTCAAGCTGCAGTCGCAGCTGCACACGCACATGAAGACTCATGGCCTGGCCTTTCCGTACGAGTGCGACAAGTGCGATGAGAAGTTCCTGCAGCAGGCGCATCTCGATCAGCACCTCAAGATGCACGACGAGTTCAAGTTCAAGTGCGACATCTGCCCGAGCAGCTTCAACCAGGAGTCGCTGCTGAAGAAGCACGTGCAGCGGCACGTCGAGGGCCGCTACCTCTCCTGCCCGGTGGCCAATTGTGCCGAGTCGTTTGCGGTGCGCCAGCACCTCTCCAAGCACCTGCTCACCAACCACGCCCACCACGAGCTGCCGCCCCCGAAGCGCTCCAAAAAGACGACAGTCTCGCCGCAGACGGCACAACAGCCGCTGGCGATGATCGGCCAGCCGTTGTCCCTGCAGCACACGACGGGGCAGC GTGGACGACCGCCGAAGAACAAGAACAAGGCGGCGACGACGTTGTCCGCCACGGCCATCAAGATCGAGATCAACGAACCGCTCCACAGCAGCCAGCATATCAGCAGCGTGAGTGGCCTGTCCATCCAGCAGCAGATCAACCAGCACATGCAGCAGCAGGCGGCggcgcaacagcagcaggcgcagcagcagcaggcgcaacagcagcaggcgcagcagcaacagacgcagcagcagcagcagcaacaactgctTCACCTGCCGATGGGTCAGGCGCTCAAGGCGCGCTTCATACCCACTAAGTAG
- the LOC128260631 gene encoding TBC domain-containing protein kinase-like protein, with the protein MERERESRLCAVTFFAKLHPGDVCGTNGLPLTPNSIAILGRAQKLKELQDEHLCQYLDVIRGKHERTIVVSEYLGLSLEDYAKRHPPLAIAQILRIFYQVACGISVLSQHHLVAHNLEPRHILISGDGQLRVKLFNYGLHHMTRGGVHVPFPIGNIRYMAPERLLGLNGNVKSDIWSLALLMVELIFQIELWPRLKLSNVVRKILAFGRTNGVLEKIAREHDCHERYAAMDKSLRQLLESCLSVLPKRRPLPAELLNHPIFEGVRVDMSRRQEKMQRQSEETEHLPLLLRCPLAQIYHLWQLAGGDVQAELKKEGLIRSEAPILGLPQIVRLSGASVCPGRSQAQLMDDRVVPLRLKALLRRLSRLPAGVYFPLLHSPRFPAHFAREMQELPLVIREKDIEYQFQRVRLFTRILQGYPHTAEQLQREAAVDVPPLLRGPIWAALLEVVPNGSYSKIDKFTATSTDRQIEVDIPRCHQYDELLSSPDGHRKLRRLLKAWVTAHPQYVYWQGLDSLTAPFLYLNFNNEELAFLSLFKFIPKYLQWFFLKDNSAVIKEYLSKFSQLTAFHEPLLAQHLASISFIPELFAIPWFLTMFSHVFPLHKILHLWDKLMLGDSSYPLFIGIAILRQLRSTLLTSGFNECILLFSDLPDIVMDGCVLESQKMYEATPKSITHRQHALRLQPPQALDIGVADVELKHLQQEQCPRISAKDVRLLLNNSPAELVLVDLRSVVEFGRVHVPHSINIPFATVQLGEQRLEALQVPQLEALLRGRIVVCVSNIHQHSVEFSHFLVACGVQRTCILHKGFNVLHSIEPNILISN; encoded by the exons ATGGAGCGGGAAAGGGAGAGCCGCTTATGCGCCGTCACCTTCTTCGCGAAATTGCATCCTGGCGACGTTTGCGGCACAAATGGACTTCCTCTGACTCCCAATTCCATTGCGATCCTGGGAAGAGCCCAAAAACTCAAGGAACTGCAGGACGAACATCTTTGCCAGTATCTGGATGTGATTCGCGGCAAGCACG AACGCACCATTGTGGTCTCGGAGTATTTGGGACTGTCGCTGGAGGACTATGCCAAGCGTCATCCTCCGCTGGCCATCGCCCAGATCCTAAGGATCTTCTACCAAGTGGCCTGCGGCATTAGCGTGCTGAGCCAGCACCATCTGGTGGCCCACAATCTGGAGCCCAGGCACATTCTCATCTCCGGCGACGGCCAACTGCGGGTGAAGCTCTTCAACTATGGACTGCACCACATGACCAGGGGCGGTGTCCATGTGCCCTTTCCCATTGGCAACATACGCTATATGGCGCCGGAGCGTCTGCTGGGCCTGAATGGCAACGTGAAGAGTGACATTTGGTCGCTGGCCCTGCTGATGGTCGAACTGATCTTCCAGATCGAACTCTGGCCCCGGCTGAAGCTCTCGAATGTGGTTAGGAAAATCCTGGCCTTTGGCCGAACGAACGGCGTGCTGGAGAAGATTGCGCGGGAGCATGACTGCCACGAGCGGTATGCGGCGATGGACAAGAGTCTGCGACAGCTGCTGGAAAGCTGTTTGAGTGTCCTGCCCAAGCGGCGACCACTGCCCGCCGAGCTCTTGAATCACCCCATCTTCGAGGGCGTGCGTGTGGACATGTCGCGGCGGCAGGAGAAGATGCAGCGGCAGAGCGAGGAAACCGAGCATTTACCCCTACTCCTGCGTTGCCCCCTGGCCCAGATCTATCACCTTTGGCAATTGGCCGGCGGCGATGTCCAGGCGGAGCTGAAAAAGGAGGGCCTCATCCGGAGTGAGGCTCCGATTTTGGGACTGCCGCAGATCGTGCGGCTGAGTGGCGCCAGCGTTTGTCCGGGACGCAGTCAGGCGCAACTGATGGACGATCGCGTGGTGCCGCTGCGTCTGAAGGCGCTGCTCCGGCGACTGAGTCGTTTGCCAGCCGGTGTCTACTTTCCGCTGCTCCATTCGCCGCGATTTCCTGCCCATTTTGCCCGCGAAATGCAGGAACTGCCGCTGGTGATACGCGAAAAGGACATCGAGTATCAGTTCCAGCGTGTGCGGCTGTTCACGCGAATTCTTCAGGGCTATCCGCACACGgcggagcagctgcagcgcGAGGCGGCCGTGGATGTGCCGCCGCTGCTGAGGGGTCCCATTTGGGCCGCCCTACTGGAGGTGGTGCCCAATGGCAGTTACTCGAAGATCGATAAGTTCACGGCCACCAGTACGGATCGTCAGATCGAGGTGGACATACCGCGCTGCCATCAGTACGACGAGCTGCTCTCCTCGCCCGACGGACATCGCAAACTGAGGCGGCTGCTCAAGGCCTGGGTCACCGCCCATCCGCAGTATGTCTACTGGCAGGGATTGGACTCGCTGACGGCGCCGTTTCTCTATCTCAATTTTAACAATGAAG AGTTGGCCTTCCTCAGCCTGTTCAAGTTCATTCCAAAGTATCTGCAATGGTTCTTCCTCAAGGACAATTCGGCGGTGATCAAGGAGTACCTGAGCAAGTTCTCCCAGCTGACCGCCTTCCATGAACCGCTCCTCGCTCAGCATTTGGCCAGCATTAGCTTTATACCCGAGCTGTTTGCCATCCCCTGGTTCCTAACCATGTTTTCGC ATGTTTTTCCTCTGCACAAGATCCTGCATTTGTGGGACAAACTCATGCTGGGCGACAGCTCGTATCCGCTGTTCATTGGCATTGCGATACTGCGCCAGCTGAGGAGCACGCTGCTCACCTCCGGTTTCAACGAGTGCATCCTGCTCTTCTCGGATCTGCCGGACATTGTGATGGACGGCTGTGTGCTGGAGTCGCAGAAGATGTACGAGGCCACGCCGAAGAGTATTACTCACCGGCAGCATGCCCTGCGATTGCAACCGCCCCAGGCGCTG GACATTGGTGTGGCGGACGTGGAACTGAAGCATctgcagcaggagcaatgCCCGCGCATCAGCGCCAAAGATGTGCGATTGCTGCTGAACAACTCGCCGGCGGAGCTGGTCCTTGTCGATCTTCGCAGTGTGGTGGAGTTTGGACGCGTCCATGTGCCGCATAGCATCAACATTCCGTTCGCCACCGTCCAGCTGGGCGAGCAGCGACTGGAGGCCCTGCAGGTGCCCCAATTGGAGGCGCTGCTGCGGGGCAGGATCGTGGTATGCGTCAGCAACATTCATCAGCACTCCGTGGAG TTCTCGCATTTTTTGGTGGCCTGCGGCGTACAGCGCACGTGTATTCTCCACAAAGGATTCAATGTCCTGCACTCCATCGAGCCAAATATACTCATCTCGAATTGA
- the LOC128260633 gene encoding heparan-alpha-glucosaminide N-acetyltransferase: MSLFVEYTEPKWRNLDMRALSVDEFYLYLRSGFHKESYLYSLSDECYTCPYSKVKALPAADVAAGVAVDVAEPLRLNSAFGLNFKIYEHDQGHYAYDNVTSLCWLRRTDLQEFGVYNLTLQANGTCTFAVDKAGVPINYAFLAVFVLVAALLITLKLVSCAWRCYRYDEAAAAADSIGAAATKATQRKRLRSLDTFRGLSIVLMIFVNSGGGGFAWIEHAAWNGLHLADVVFPSFLWIMGVCIPLSVKSQLSRGNSKARICLRIVWRSIKLFAIGLCLNSMGGTNLEQLRLMGVLQRFGVAFLVVGVLHTLCSRREPISPQRSWQRAVHDVCLFSGELAVLLALVATYLGLTFGLRVPGCPRGYLGPGGKHDYVAHPKCIGGAAGYVDLQVLGNAHIYQHPTAKYVYDSTAFDPEGIFGCILSVVQVLLGAFAGVTLLVHPTWQSRIRRWLILSVVLGLIGGALCGFSREGGAIPVNKNLWSLSFVCVTVSMALVILSLLYYFIDVRESWSWSGHPFTECGMNAIVMYVGHTVMHKMLPWHWRIGEMNTHFMLLLEATWNTLVWVGIALYLDAQEFYYSL, encoded by the exons atgtcgCTTTTTGTGGAATATACAGAGCCCAAATGGCGAAATTTGGATATGCGCGCGTTGTCCGTCGACGAGTTTTACCTGTACCTGCGATCGGGTTTTCATAAAGAGAGTTACCTGTACTCACTTTCCGACGAGTGCTACAcg tgtcCGTATTCCAAAGTGAAAGCTCTGCCCGCTGCGGACGTCGCTGCCGGCGTcgcagtcgacgtcgctgAACCGTTACGTTTGAATTCGGCATTTGggctaaattttaaaatatacgaACATGATCAGGGCCACTATGCCTACGACAATGT TACGTCACTTTGTTGGTTACGTCGCACCGATCTGCAGGAATTCGGCGTCTACAACCTGACCCTTCAAGCGAACGGGACCTGTACTTTCGCAGTGGACAAGGCCGGTGTGCCCATTAATTATG CTTTCCTGGCCGTATTCGTTTTGGTTGCCGCCCTGTTAATCACATTGAAGCTCGTGAGTTGCGCCTGGCGATGCTATCGCTACGATGAGGCCGCCGCCGCAGCCGATAGTATCGGAGCAGCCGCCACCAAGGCCACCCAAAGGAAGCGCCTCAGGAGTCTGGACACCTTCCGAGG CCTCTCCATCGTGCTGATGATCTTCGTGAACAGTGGCGGCGGCGGATTCGCCTGGATCGAGCACGCGGCCTGGAACGGATTGCACCTGGCCGACGTGGTCTTTCCCTCGTTCCTCTGGATCATGGGCGTGTGCATTCCGCTCTCGGTGAAATCACAACTGTCTCGTGGAAACAGCAAGGCCAGGATCTGCCTGCGAATCGTGTGGCGATCGATAAAACTCTTTGCCATCGGACTGTGTCTCAACTCGATGGGTGGAACGAATCTGGAGCAATTGCGTCTCATGGGCGTCCTGCAGCGATTCGGTGTGGCCTTTCTGGTTGTGGGTGTACTCCACACGCTGTGCAGCCGCAGGGAGCCCATAAGTCCCCAGAGATCATGGCAGCGGGCCGTCCACGATGTGTGTCTCTTTAGTGGCGAGCTGGCCGTATTGCTGGCCTTGGTGGCCACCTATTTGGGGCTAACATTTGGCCTGCGGGTGCCGGGTTGTCCGCGTGGTTATTTGGGACCGGGTGGCAAACACGATTATGTGGCCCATCCGAAGTGTATTGGTGGTGCGGCGGGCTATGTGGATCTTCAGGTGCTGGGCAATGCGCACATCTATCAGCATCCCACTGCGAAATACGTCTACGACTCCACTGCCTTCGATCCGGAGGGAATTTTCG GCTGCATTCTGAGTGTGGTGCAGGTGCTCCTTGGCGCCTTTGCGGGCGTTACTCTGCTGGTGCATCCCACCTGGCAATCGAGGATCCGTCGCTGGCTAATCCTCAGCGTCGTTTTGGGCCTCATTGGCGGCGCTTTGTGTGGATTTTCGCGTGAAGGTGGCGCCATACCCGTGAACAAGAACCTCTGGTCGTTGTCCTTCGTCTGCGTCACAGTGAGCATGGCTCTGGTTATCCTGTCGCTGCTCTACTACTTCATCGATGTGCGGGAATCGTGGAGCTGGTCGGGCCATCCCTTCACCGAATGCGGCATGAATGCCATCGTGATGTATGTGGGACATACGGTGATGCACAAAATGCTACCCTGGCATTGGAGGATCGGGGAGATGAACACGCACTTCATGCTCCTGCTGGAGGCCACGTGGAACACCCTCGTCTGGGTGGGCATCGCCCTGTATCTGGACGCCCAGGAGTTCTACTACAGCTTGTAG